In Longimicrobium sp., a genomic segment contains:
- a CDS encoding SRPBCC family protein, whose product MPQAEHVTRTATIHLDGPVEEVFPLFEPVGEARWAAGWSPKFLWPADGTAQVGTTFTTDERGRESYWSVAEYEPGRRIVYAHLVPGSRSGRIQVRTSPAAGGGTTAEVRYDLTALGPVAEDRLLSMSDADFQRWIGEWETAINGVLTTATHH is encoded by the coding sequence ATGCCGCAGGCGGAGCACGTCACACGCACAGCCACCATCCACCTGGACGGGCCGGTGGAGGAGGTATTCCCGCTCTTCGAGCCGGTGGGAGAGGCGCGCTGGGCGGCCGGGTGGTCGCCGAAGTTCCTCTGGCCCGCGGACGGTACGGCGCAGGTCGGCACCACCTTCACCACAGACGAGCGCGGCCGCGAGTCGTACTGGAGCGTGGCGGAGTACGAGCCGGGGCGCCGCATCGTCTACGCGCACCTGGTGCCGGGCTCGCGCTCCGGGCGCATCCAGGTGCGCACCTCGCCCGCGGCGGGCGGCGGCACCACGGCCGAGGTGCGCTACGACCTGACCGCGCTCGGCCCCGTCGCCGAAGACCGCCTGCTGAGCATGAGCGACGCCGACTTCCAGCGCTGGATCGGCGAGTGGGAGACGGCGATCAACGGCGTCCTCACGACCGCGACGCACCACTGA